From the Castor canadensis chromosome 9, mCasCan1.hap1v2, whole genome shotgun sequence genome, one window contains:
- the Fam241a gene encoding uncharacterized protein FAM241A: protein MCSAGELLRGGGGELDEDGDTDTVAERAAAGTEQEPGASPPRRGRRQEEAEQDIEESQNHTGEPVGDDYKKMGTLFGELNKSLLDMGFTRMYFGERIVEPVIVIFFWLMLWFLGLQALGLVAVLCLVIIYVQQ from the exons ATGTGCTCGGCCGGGGAGCTGCTGCGGGGCGGCGGCGGGGAGCTCGACGAGGACGGGGACACGGACACGGTGGCCGAGCGGGCGGCGGCGGGGACGGAGCAGGAGCCCGGGGCGAGCCCGCCGCGGCGCGGGCGGCGGCAGGAAGAGGCCGAGCAG GATATTGAAGAATCACAGAACCATACTGGCGAGCCTGTTGGAGATGACTACAAAAAGATGGGAACTCTTTTTGGTGAACTGAACAAAAGCCTCCTCGACATGGGCTTCACCAGGATGTATTTTGGAGAACGAATTGTGGAACCAGTAATAGTCATTTTCTTCTGGCTTATGCTGTGGTTCCTTGGTCTACAAGCCCTTGGACTAGTTGCTGTTCTTTGCCTTGTCATTATTTATGTGCAACAGTAA